The Enterobacter asburiae sequence GCCGGTTTTAGCCAATTGCTGCGCGACGGCGCGGACTTCCGCAAAATCGACAAAGTAATGGAAAAACAGTTCGGCTGGCCAATGGGCCCGGCATATCTGCTGGACGTGGTGGGCATTGATACCGCCCACCACGCCCAGGCGGTGATGGCGGCAGGCTTCCCGCAGCGCATGCAGAAAGATTATCGCGACGCCATTGACGCGCTGTTCGACGCCAACCGCTTCGGCCAGAAAAACGGCCTGGGCTTCTGGCGCTATAAAGAAGACAGCAAAGGTAAACCGAAGAAAGAAGAAGATGCCGTGGTCGATGGCCTGCTGGCCGACGTTAGCCAGCCGAAGCGCGACTTCACGGACGATGAGATCATCGCCCGGATGATGATTCCAATGATCAACGAAGTGGTGCGTTGCCTTGAAGAAGGCATTATCGCCAGCCCGGCAGAAGCCGACATGGCGCTGGTATACGGCCTCGGCTTCCCTCCGTTCCACGGCGGCGCGTTCCGCTGGCTGGACACGCTCGGCAGCGCCCGCTATCTCGATATGGCCCAGCAGTACCAGCACCTCGGCCCGCTTTATGAGGTGCCGGAAGGGCTGCGTAACAAAGCGCGCCATAACGAACCCTACTATCCAGCAGTTGAGCCAGCCCGTCCGGTTGGCGAGCTGAAAACGGCTTAAGGAGTCACAATGGAAAAGGTTGTCATTGTTGATGCGATTCGCACCCCGATGGGCCGTTCAAAAGGCGGCGCGTTCCGTAACGTGCGTGCGGAAGATCTCTCCGCGCACCTGATGCGTAGCCTGCTGGCGCGTAACCCGGCGCTGGATCCTGCTGCGCTCGACGATATTTACTGGGGCTGCGTACAGCAGACCCTGGAGCAAGGTTTCAACATCGCCCGTAACGCGTCGCTGCTGGCGGAGATCCCACACTCGGTTCCGGCGGTCACCGTCAACCGTCTGTGCGGTTCGTCCATGCAGGCGCTGCACGACGCGGCGCGCATGATCATGACCGGCGATGCCCAGGCCTGCATGGTGGGGGGCGTGGAGCACATGGGTCACGTACCGATGAGCCACGGAGTCGATTTCCACCCGGGCATGAGCCGCAACGTGGCGAAAGCCGCGGGGATGATGGGTTTGACCGCCGAGATGCTCTCCCGCCTGCACGGCATCAGCCGTGAAATGCAGGATGCCTTTGCCGCACGCTCTCACGCTCGCGCATGGGCGGCAACGCAGTCCGGCGCCTTTAAGAATGAGATCATCCCGACCGGCGGCCACGACGCGGACGGCGTACTGAAGCAGTTCAGTTACGACGAAGTCATCCGCCCGGAAACCACCGTAGAAGCACTTTCTACCCTGCGCCCTGCGTTTGATCCGGTCACCGGTACGGTAACGGCGGGTACTTCGTCAGCGCTGTCCGACGGCGCCGCCGCGATGCTGGTAATGAGCGAAAGCCGCGCCCGCGAGCTGGGCTTAACCCCTCGTGCTCGGGTACGTTCGATGGCGGTGGTGGGCTGCGATCCTTCGATCATGGGTTACGGACCGGTTCCGGCCTCGAAGCTGGCGCTGAAAAAAGCGGGGTTAACCGCCAGCGATATCGATCTGTTCGAAATGAACGAAGCCTTCGCCGCGCAGATCCTGCCGTGCATTAAAGATCTGGGGCTGATGGAGCAGATCGACGAGAAGATCAACCTCAACGGTGGCGCGATCGCTCTCGGTCACCCGCTGG is a genomic window containing:
- the fadA gene encoding acetyl-CoA C-acyltransferase FadA — its product is MEKVVIVDAIRTPMGRSKGGAFRNVRAEDLSAHLMRSLLARNPALDPAALDDIYWGCVQQTLEQGFNIARNASLLAEIPHSVPAVTVNRLCGSSMQALHDAARMIMTGDAQACMVGGVEHMGHVPMSHGVDFHPGMSRNVAKAAGMMGLTAEMLSRLHGISREMQDAFAARSHARAWAATQSGAFKNEIIPTGGHDADGVLKQFSYDEVIRPETTVEALSTLRPAFDPVTGTVTAGTSSALSDGAAAMLVMSESRARELGLTPRARVRSMAVVGCDPSIMGYGPVPASKLALKKAGLTASDIDLFEMNEAFAAQILPCIKDLGLMEQIDEKINLNGGAIALGHPLGCSGARISTTLINLMERKDAQFGLATMCIGLGQGIATVFERV